In Candidatus Micrarchaeia archaeon, a single window of DNA contains:
- a CDS encoding ATP-binding protein: MLPTEKRKVIDDISQEIIFAYGIPKVGKSTFFSNFPDAVFLSTEEGLGHLEVFEAQINKWIDFLVIVDELEKSKQFKTIVIDTVDNLWMFCQEFIYAKFSIGHESDLEWGKGWAYVEREFRKQVTRLSKIRGVGLCMISHSEEKEIKVKGKQETETKITHTLPPKARKLIAGMADMILYMEVESDGRGVIRTKPTTIYEAGDRTGRLPDTLPLNYDAFVKAYYGGDEGGAKEKLILAIEAGLAYLKEHTIDGFDTEKRVANSMTKHLGFANLRHPDVTIKQLQAYLQHLRLKGKEQK; this comes from the coding sequence ATGTTGCCAACCGAAAAACGAAAGGTAATAGATGATATCTCTCAAGAGATCATCTTTGCCTATGGTATTCCAAAGGTGGGGAAATCGACCTTTTTCTCGAACTTCCCCGATGCCGTGTTTTTATCCACCGAAGAAGGACTCGGACATCTTGAGGTGTTTGAAGCCCAGATTAATAAGTGGATAGATTTCTTGGTAATAGTTGACGAATTGGAGAAATCTAAACAGTTTAAGACTATCGTCATTGATACGGTAGATAATCTCTGGATGTTTTGTCAAGAGTTTATCTATGCTAAGTTCAGTATTGGACACGAATCTGATTTAGAATGGGGCAAGGGTTGGGCTTATGTCGAACGTGAGTTCCGCAAACAGGTAACTCGTTTGTCTAAGATTCGGGGTGTGGGTCTATGTATGATTTCCCACTCAGAAGAAAAGGAAATCAAGGTCAAGGGAAAACAAGAAACCGAAACTAAGATTACTCATACCCTACCGCCAAAAGCCCGAAAGTTAATTGCTGGTATGGCCGATATGATACTCTATATGGAAGTTGAGAGTGATGGTCGAGGGGTTATCCGTACTAAACCAACCACGATTTATGAGGCTGGTGATAGAACGGGTAGATTGCCCGATACCCTGCCCCTGAATTATGATGCTTTCGTTAAGGCTTACTATGGCGGTGACGAGGGCGGAGCTAAGGAGAAATTAATTCTTGCTATTGAAGCCGGACTCGCCTATCTTAAGGAACATACTATTGACGGCTTCGATACAGAGAAGAGAGTTGCTAATTCAATGACAAAACATTTAGGGTTTGCTAATCTACGACATCCCGATGTGACTATTAAACAATTGCAGGCGTATCTACAACATTTA